A single region of the Salvia miltiorrhiza cultivar Shanhuang (shh) chromosome 8, IMPLAD_Smil_shh, whole genome shotgun sequence genome encodes:
- the LOC131000823 gene encoding extra-large guanine nucleotide-binding protein 1-like isoform X1 yields the protein MTSVFRSILPDSSAKTEDVDDGDYSVEYSFAMEYSGPPVSHDIPQVVPIDIRRIPTASVAARAVMLKDFTLPVIQPVVKSDQSKKNVLGESSSGSKTAERSSKVVSSGRVYSRKLDKGSNTEVALATTDGYVRKSNELGGTQNSTDGATLPNDTSHVEGFNGEGIAVISYDKCSNAKSLEASSENSSCDGAEDCVVEPSGLGNRMSAVTFRDSPSIDSISEESDEYENANFRERPVALNDGKKGSCYKCHKRNRFAEKEICLVCGAKYCKNCLVRAMGCMPEGRKCITCIGYPIDESRRGSLGKCSGMLKKLLASDAVNQIMSSELSCEVNQLPSHLICVNGKPLSIGELVMLQSSPNPPKKLRPGKYWYDKVSGFWGKEGEKPSQIISAELNIGYRISEDASNGDTNVLINNRRITKAELWMLQAAGINCEGNIHFWLTADGSCMHEGMNNILGQLWARKRVKIVCAALSLPYPSDTSISDGVEVDKGAAEAVARNLEQKMMNKILLVGSDQSGTSTIFKQAKIVYGVPFSEDEKQSIKFVIQRNVYSYIGILLEGCARFEEDYLVEMRRQQADEPGPSGDSGSVDESNIYSLNRKLKAFADWLLQTMVSGNLELIFPAATQMYSPLVEELWKDKAFQATYRRRNELHSLPRAANYFLDRAVEITQIDYEPTQMDILYAEGITTSNGVASMEFSFPKSSLDWYMDSADQNDAAIRLVQWIICKSKHTRLFLLLIASCHCRYQLIRVHLSSLGENCKWLEMFEDVDLVVLCISLTDYDEYHEDMNGVQTNKMVASKNIFESIITHPTLCDKNFLLILNKLDLLEEKIEGAPLTQCPWFQDFNPVISIQQHRPNSIGNPSLAQRAFHFIALKFKRLFTSLTDRKLFVSTGTGLEAESVDRALRYGREILKWNDEMQPVSMNESSCESITMDPSASLYS from the exons ATGACCAGCGTCTTCAGAAGTATTTTGCCCGATTCTTCCGCGAAAACTGAGGATGTCGATGATGGTGATTATAGTGTTGAGTACTCTTTCGCGATGGAGTATAGTGGGCCACCGGTTAGTCATGATATTCCCCAGGTTGTTCCCATTGATATTCGCCGGATTCCGACCGCATCCGTGGCGGCTAGGGCTGTTATGCTCAAGGATTTTACCTTGCCAGTTATTCAGCCAGTAGTCAAAAGTGATCAGTCTAAGAAGAACGTGTTAGGGGAGTCGAGTTCAGGTTCTAAAACGGCTGAGCGTTCAAGTAAAGTTGTGAGTTCAGGAAGGGTTTATTCAAGAAAATTGGACAAGGGTTCGAATACGGAAGTTGCATTGGCAACCACAGACGGATATGTTAGAAAATCCAATGaattgggtggtactcaaaatTCGACTGATGGTGCTACGTTACCTAATGATACGAGTCATGTTGAGGGCTTTAATGGTGAAGGTATCGCTGTTATATCATATGATAAATGTTCTAATGCCAAGTCGCTGGAGGCTTCTTCTGAGAATTCATCATGTGATGGGGCTGAAGATTGTGTAGTTGAACCTTCTGGCCTAGGCAATAGAATGTCTGCAGTGACTTTCCGCGATTCACCATCTATTGACTCGATCTCTGAGGAGAGTGATGAATATGAAAACGCAAATTTCCGAGAGAGGCCAGTGGCATTGAATGATGGGAAGAAAGGTTCGTGCTATAAGTGTCATAAAAGGAACCGGTTTGCAGAAAAGGAAATCTGCCTTGTTTGTGGTGCTAAGTATTGTAAAAATTGCCTGGTCAGAGCAATGGGATGTATGCCAGAAGGGAGAAAATGTATAACCTGCATAGGATATCCAATTGATGAATCAAGAAGGGGGTCACTTGGAAAGTGTTCTGGAATGCTGAAGAAACTGCTTGCCAGTGATGCAGTTAATCAAATTATGAGCTCCGAGCTTTCATGTGAAGTCAATCAGCTACCGTCCCATTTAATATGTGTAAATGGAAAGCCTCTGTCTATTGGAGAGTTGGTCATGTTGCAAAGCAGCCCAAATCCTCCAAAGAAGCTCAGACCTGGAAAGTACTGGTATGATAAGGTTTCTGGATTCTGGGGAAAG GAAGGAGAGAAACCAAGTCAGATTATCAGTGCTGAGCTGAATATTGGTTATCGAATTAGTGAAGATGCTAGCAATGGGGACACAAATGTGTTGATAAATAATCGGAGGATCACTAAAGCAGAGCTCTGGATGTTGCAG GCTGCTGGAATCAACTGTGAAGGAAACATTCACTTTTGGCTTACAGCAGATGGATCCTGTATGCATGAAGGGATGAATAATATCTTGGGCCAACTGTGGGCGAGG AAAAGGGTCAAGATAGTATGTGCTGCATTGTCTCTGCCGTATCCTTCTGATACATCAATCTCTGATGGTGTAGAAGTTGATAAAGGCGCAGCTGAAGCTGTTGCAAGGAATCTAGAacagaaaatgatgaataaaatTCTCCTAGTTGGTTCTGACCAGTCCGGTACTAGCACTATATTTAAACAG GCCAAGATTGTATATGGTGTCCCATTCTCAGAAGATGAGAAACAGAGCATCAAATTCGTAATCCAAAGAAATGTATACAGCTATATCGGTATTCTGCTTGAGGGGTGTGCTCGTTTTGAAGAAGATTATTTGGTTGAGATGAGGAGACAACAAGCCGATGAACCTGGTCCTTCAG GAGACTCTGGATCAGTCGACGAAAGCAATATCTATTCACTTAACAGAAAGCTGAAAGCATTTGCGGATTGGCTACTTCAAACTATGGTCTCCGGCAACCTGGAGTTGATATTCCCAGCTGCTACACAAATGTATTCACCTTTAGTCGAGGAGCTGTGGAAGGATAAAGCTTTTCAAGCAACTTACAGGCGGAGAAATGAACTACATTCGCTGCCAAGAGCTGCTAACTACTTCTTAGATCGC GCTGTTGAGATCACACAAATCGACTATGAGCCTACTCAAATGGACATCTTGTACGCGGAGGGAATAACCACGTCCAACGGGGTTGCATCCATGGAGTTTTCCTTCCCGAAATCATCTCTAGATTGGTACATGGACTCAGCGGACCAGAATGATGCGGCAATAAGGTTAGTACAATGGATCATTTGTAAGAGCAAGCACACTCGCTTGTTTCTGCTACTGATCGCTTCCTGCCACTGCAGATATCAGCTCATCAGAGTTCATCTCAGCAGCCTTGGAGAGAACTGCAAGTGGTTGGAGATGTTCGAAGACGTGGACCTAGTCGTGTTGTGCATCTCCTTAACTGATTACGACGAGTACCATGAAGACATGAATGGGGTTCAGACGAACAAGATGGTGGCGAGCAAGAATATTTTCGAGAGCATCATCACACATCCAACTCTCTGCGACAAAAACTTCCTCCTCATCCTCAACAAACTAGACCTTCTTGAGGAGAAGATCGAAGGAGCCCCTCTAACGCAATGCCCGTGGTTTCAAGACTTCAACCCGGTGATCAGCATCCAGCAGCACCGACCCAACAGCATCGGCAACCCATCTCTGGCGCAGCGCGCCTTCCATTTCATCGCGCTTAAGTTCAAGAGGCTGTTCACTTCACTGACTGATCGGAAACTGTTTGTTTCCACGGGGACGGGGTTGGAGGCCGAGAGCGTGGACAGGGCTCTTCGGTACGGTCGAGAGATTCTGAAGTGGAATGATGAGATGCAGCCGGTTAGCATGAATGAGTCGTCTTGCGAGAGCATTACCATGGACCCTAGCGCTTCTTTATATAGTTGA